The Primulina huaijiensis isolate GDHJ02 chromosome 6, ASM1229523v2, whole genome shotgun sequence genomic sequence TCTGTAGCCTTCGATTTTTGTTATATCCTAACAAACAGCTCTCTTGAGGTTACACATTCTGTTGCCTTCAATTTTTGTTGAATCCGCTGTTTCTGACCGCGAATTCCGTCCTTCTCGCTGTTTATTAGCTAGTTTCCGGACATGGGTATGTAATATTCGATCTGGGGAAGAGTTCGGAGCGATCCCGACCAGTTTTAGCCGCGTACCGTCACTCCTCCGCCGTCCCCTGCGCGATTTGTGCGCAATGCTGCTTTGGTTCCGACCTTAGCTTCGATTTTTGAGGATTTTTAAGCTCGGTTTCCAGCCCCTTTTCTCTATTTTACAGGCTGCCTTCGAGTGAGAAATTTTCCCCTTCGACTTTACTGAATATAACTTGTGACCCTGCACTTATTTTGATTCAGTGGTTAAACTATGTTTCACATACTTCTATGATTAATGGAGATTTTTTTACCTCTCTCTCTTCTTGTCTTTCTTGTTCTTGAAAGCTCTTGAATTAGTGCATTTTGTAGTGCATTTATGGTATTGACATCTGCCTTATGATTGCCTATGTGTCAAAATCTTTTGGGCAGATTAATCAACTAGTATGGATGACTTAGACAATGAATTGGATGAGCTGGAATTAGTTGCAGCAGCTGCAGGTTATCACTACTATAATGGTATTACAAGGCAGCCTGCTCGTGTCATGTCGCCGAAAGGATCTGGTTTCATGACCGAGGCGCTCAATGGTCATGATGATTTATTTCGAGAAATGTTCAGGATGGACAAACATGTATTTCATAAGTTGAGTGATACTCTTCGGCAGAGAGGCATGCTACGTGACACAGTAGGTGTCATGATAGAAGAGCAGTTAGCTATTTTTTTGAATGTTGTTGGCCACAATGAACGTAATAGAGTAATACAAGAACGGTTCCAGCATTCAGGGGAAACAATAAGTAGGCATTTCAATAATGTATTAAAGGCAATTAAGTCACTGTCGCGGGAGTTTCTTCGGCCGCCTCCTCTCACAACCCCGTCGGAGATCCACAAAAGCAATAGATTCTACCCATACTTTGAGGTAAATAGCTGAATGTCTGTACTTTTCATGCTGTAAGTTTTGGAATATTACTATAATAATGCCATGTCTTACTCTTGTTTCTGTAGACTTGTTCATACTCAAGTTTTGATAGCCAATGCATTGAAACTCGTCCAATATTTGTCAATATTTTCATGCATAAGAGAATATATTGTGAGGGCTTTCTAAAATTCCatataaaaattgaaactctagtatgaaatattttctaataaaaaataataaagtaaGTTGTGATAAAAATGAAAACTCTAGTTTGAAAGTATTTTCGAATCAAAATTAATGAAGTTGTAATGCATTAAGTAAAGATATACAGCATTTTGTTCTTTTATCGATAAAAATTTGGCAGTTTATCTTGCCTAATTAaatacttttatattttatatatgcagTTTTAGAAACATCATTTTCTGTCTTCTTTCGACTTCAGTCGTATTTGTTTTCTACATAGGTAACTAAAACATCCGTCAGTAACACTTAAGAACTACATCTGTTTGtttgttcaaaaaaattttttccCATTATAAATAGAAGTATATTGAATAATATTGTTAAACAACTTTTAATATAATTCTATAAACTATTTTTACATTACTGTAGACTTGCAATAATGTTTTACCATAAATGTTTAGTTACACATAAAATGATTGTTTTTACTTATATTTAACACATTATGGGCCAAAAAAAGTTTTTAATAGTtgagttttattattattttttggatgCAATTTTTATTTGGTGCGGTGGTGTTTTTTCTAGTataggaaaaatatttaaaagttaaatataAACTTTCACCAGTTGTATGTTTGACAAAGTTATGCAATTGATGTACCATACAAATCATTAATGAAAACGCTTGTaccaatttgaaatttttgagtaCTAATTTGATCTGAATTAAAAATCTGAGTATGAGAatgcactttttttttttcgtaaTGTATtggtgcatgatttattgcaTTTAGGACTGCATTGGAATCATAGATGGCTTGCATATTCCTGCACATGTTCCTGCAAAGGATCAATCTAGATTTCGCAATAGGAAAGGCGTTTTATCACAAAATGTCTTGGCAGCATGCACATTTGACCTCCAGTTCATATTTGTGTATCCTGGGTGGGAAGGCTCGGCAGCAGATTCACGTGTTTTAAGAGCTGTCCTGAATGACCCCGATCAGAACTTCCCTCAAGTTCCTGGAGGTGGATTTCGAACCGAGAGACTGTTAAACTTTTTATATGCCATGTTTCTTTCGATTTCTTTTTGGCATTGTCATAGATTTATGCTGACGCATTAAATGGCAGGGAAATATTATCTAGTTGACCAGGGCTATGAAAATGTTGACGGATTTATAGCTCCTTATGAAGGAGTACGGTATCAACTCAATGAATATAGAGGTGCTAATCTTTTACCTCGAAATGCAAAGGAACTATTTAATCACCGTCACTCATATTTAAGCAATGCCATCCGGAAGGCTTTCAACGTTTTGAAAGCAAGGTTTCCAATCCTCAAACTTGCTCCTCAGTATGCTTTTCACACACAGAGGGATATCGTTATCGCTGCATGTGTAATACACAATCATATTCGACAAGAGGAAAAACACGACTGGTTGTTTAATAACATCGAAGTTGAGATGACAGACGAGTCTCCTGGTCTTGATGAGCAGCATGATCTGCAATCAGCTTTTTCGGTTCACGAACAGATCGCATCCACAAGAAGAGACTCTATTGCTGCAGTTATGTGGAATGATTTTATGAACAAATGGGATGAATGGTAATCTAACATATCTATGTTAGTGCAGGCTAATTAGTTTcggtttttttttatcttttcttaGGTTTGGTGGCACCTTTTCTTTTATATGTTATGCAGCAGCAACTTCAACAACAATTAGTTTATGATGCTGATTTTACTTATTTATGAAAGCTAAAATTTTGTATACAAGAGGTTTCTGTTTATAGTAATCGTATTCAGATCAGGATGGTTCTTGCTTTTTGATTTGTTCTCAAATTAAGGGGAGAAGAATATTGTCTTTACGATTGATACAATATTACGACTCGTCTACGTCTCGTTTAACTTGTAATTTATCAGTCAAATTGGGCGGATCGAAAAGAAACTAGTTGGAATATTAGAACTCTAGATTGAACTCAACCAAGCAATAAAATATGAGCTCGAACATGACTTGTAAGTGTTCCGAgttctttaaatttatataaaatatatttatttctactataaatatacAAGTTTGGATTGTGAATTTCCATGGATCTTGGGTTGATGCACAAAGATCAGGTCTTTTTCCTTCCATATTTATGCGGTTTGTTTCATgaaaatctttcatttttgttatTTCGTTGCTTTCGCAGGTACACAAACGTCTACGTCCTCAGGTTTGCGCAACAgcttttatttgttattattattaattttttacgttttgtttgttttttcttcTTGCTTGTATTTGTTTTCCGCAATCAAATTGTGACGTTTGCGATCTGTTTTTGTTTTTCCGCAATCCAATTGTGAATTCATGTTGATATTCATATTACACTTGGGTTTGTGTGTGTCATTTCCATACCTTCGTATATTTTTTACGCTTGATTTTGTCTCACCTTGGTTAGTGGCGCTGTCAAGTATGGATATCGGGCCATTAGCCCTTAGGTCACTGTCCCAAAGTTTCATCTAAGAATTAACTTTATCAAGGTCCATTAATTTTTCAATGAACTTtccatatattattaaataaatatctttCATTAGATGCACGATCggggttttaaaaaaaaataatgctacatgtacaaccaaattcatacaacaattcttacaacacaaaaaattcaatacaaaaatttcatttatcaaaatctcacgataaattcaatacaaaatctcacgaaataataacaaaatctcacgatatactAACACGATATTATTGTTGTACATATCGTTGTACGATATTTTGGTTGTACCTCTAGCATCATTCTTAAAAAAACTAAGTTTATAATACGAAGATCCGTCGATTTTGATTATTTAGAGAACCAAAACTAAAAATATCTCTATTTGGAGGTCCATGTTTGCAATTTTCCTATCATAATAATTAAAAGGCATGCATTTATCCATTCAAAAACATGTGTATAGATAAAGGATTTGAATTGTTAATATTAAGTgaataaataatgttttatgGAAAGATGTTCAAATTTTGCTCAACCAATTAAGGCAAAAATCTTTTATCTATGGAGGTAGGAAGAAGTTACATGCATCAATTTACATGTATCATATCAGTGAGACATTTTATAAAACTACTAACTTCTAATGGAAACTAACATAGGATTAAACCTGTTCCAGAGTTCCATCGGCCATCCACTCAATCTCCGCCACCGCCACCGCCTCCGTCAACTTCATCTCGACCACTGAGAACAGAAACTCCAGTTACGGCAGCAACACCAGTAATTGCTCCAAGAATAACCATTCAACGTCGCGATTCTACCACCGCGAAGGAGAGGAGGAGACGGTACTTGATCTATCGGCCGGCCAGTATTTTCTTCTTGAACgcaactatatatatatgtagaaTATAAAAAATCCAAAACAGGACTGCTGCGAACACAAAACTTGCACCAACAAGCGCAATTATATGTGTTTTCATGGTGTTCAATGTACGTTCGAATATACGTTTGCCACAAACAAAGCCTGtatatatattgataatatTGGCGTACGCCATGGGAATTGCCGTACCGagaattaatcaattaatttttgcagccgattatattttttgtataatttttatttgaaatgttCATATATAAGAACAAGTTTAATTCCTTTGTTGATTATGTCGATAAAATGTTGACTAGACGCCATGACGACGTAAATCGGCTTTTCGTAGTGCGTAAATCGACTTTTTGCGGCACGCATTGGAAACTGCACaattaaaaaatgttaaaagtTATAGGTCATTGATAGCGTGCAATACACGtcatggaaaaaaaattaacaacacATAGATCTACGCTGcggaaaataattaagaaaaattatattattattattagacaAGTTACAATATATAATTCGTTATTGTTGTTTATTGGCTATTtcgaaaaattatattattattattattattattagacaAGTTACAATAAAAATAGCTCCTTTTCCTCTCTTAGACGTGCCGACAAGTAACAATGAGCTAGTACCACTTGAGATCAAAGGACAAAGATTATATtcgtcttattttttttaaaaaaaaattcatgttaaaaaaattaatgataactcaatttttttaaaattttaaaatactaacaaaaTGTTTACCATGATATAAAATCTTTTGAAATCTTGAAtgattgattttaatatttagagATTCCGTAGTTTTTAATGTCGGACTATCACTTCTTTAAATACTTGAAAATCCAAacattaataaatttgaaaacatatctttcttttttttttttttacaaccaACCAATTTAAATATAGAGAATGTCATGTgaattttatcttattttaatttcaaaatcaatttgCAACAATAAATGCTAATGAATATAACAAAATACACCACAAGTAAAATTATAAAACGTGATATGAATTATGGAAATGGCATAAACCTTCCTACAAATACTTAAAAATGTGGCGGTTTTTGGCAAAAGTTGAAATAACAAAGCCAAAGCAAGTCAAAATTGGACAAAAAACGGTCGACCACATATTCATTGGATATGCTCATAACAGTAGTGTCTATAGATTAATAGTGCACAAATCAAAAAAATTCTGACATGAGTATAGGCATGACAATTAAGTCAAGAAATgccatattttttgaaaatttcttgaCTTGCAAAGTGAGCCAAGAAGAAGTTTCTAGAAAAAGAAACATAGAGATGGTAGGTGAAGGTTATGATCCTAATAATGAACCATCACAagataaaatgctaaaacaatTGAAGGCTCTTCTAAAGAAGAAGAACTAAGGCAAAGTAAAATGGCTAGAACCTTGAAGTCTTTTGGTCTATATTTCCATAATTACATGATGGAAAATGAACCAAAGAACTTACAAGGTGCATTGTCTAGCCATGAAGCTCCATACTGGTCAACACATAAATGGATTCTACATTGTAAAACCATATATGAGAACTAGTGGATCTTCCACCAGGTACCAAACCATTGGGATGCAAATGAGTTATGAAAAGAAAGTATAAAGTAGATGGAACAATAGAAAAATATAAGGCTATATTTGTGGATAAAGGCTATAGACAGAAGGAAGGCCTTGATTTCTTTGATACATATTCATCATTGTCAAGAATAACTTCTATTCATGTACTCATTTCAATTGCATCTTTTCATAACCTTGAGATACAACAAACGGATGTCAAAACACATTCTTGAATGGTGGACTTGATGAAGAATATATATGGAACAACACAAAGTTTATATTGTTCAGGGTTGAGAAAGAAACGTATGCCGAGTTATTAAGTCTTATATGGATTTAAACTAGAGCCCAAGCAGTGGCATGaaaaatttgacaaagtgaTGTTGTCAAATAACTTTAAGATTAATGAGTGCAATAAATGTTTTTACATTAAATACATTTGAGAATCTTATGTACTTGTATGTCTATATATAGATGACATGCTTTGATGGGAATCCGGTTACCAAAGAAAAGCAAACGCGAACTAGAATCAGTTGCGTCCTCGATTCAATGAACAACATGATTTATTTAACCCCTGATCTCTAATCTTTGAAAACAAGTAACGTGTATTCGCCTTTATATCACGCGGTTTAGTAACAAATAACATAGATAAAACAATCGAACTCAAACGAACATTCAAAGAACTCGTATTTAACAATCTAAGTAAAGAAAAATCGATAAACACCACAAAgtattaaactttgataagtttgatttgataaaacacacaaaagtaTGAACAAAGTCGAAGCTTTCTTGTTGAAAGAAAAACGCACAAATTCATTCAATAATGATGAATTATCTATCCCATCATGTTTTTACaactttttaaatattaaatggtaaaaatacaacaaaaatcATAAGTTAGGGTTTACATGTTGAAATTTGCACTGTGGCACACAGGGACAGGTATTTCTGGTTACTAAAGCGCGCTGTTCTTACACAGAGGCACACTAGGGCGGGGATTTCGTCTGCTGGGCATGCCTGGAGTGCTTGGGAGGGTAAAATTCTCCGTTGGGGCTTGCTATCCTCGGCCTGGAGCACTGGGGCGTATGTTTCTGGGCACATCCTGGCTGCCTTCAAGGGTCATTTTGCTCTCGAATGTTTTGTTCCTCGACACGTCTTCATGAAACACTTCATTGAACTCCTTCGATCGTTTGAATGTGATTGATTCTTTACATTTAATCATCATCAAGCTTGTACGATCGAGACAACATAGCTGTTTTTATCTCTTCTGAAAATTTAGCACGTCATGCCCTGGCAGATTAatatcatactccccttcttcgaaaagatttgtcctcaaatatTCGCTACTAcacaaaaacgaagcaagttagtaataaaaagaattatattatcaacatattTACCTGTCAATTCTAGTATGTAGGCTCTGCCATTCGCATGTCCTATCACTGTTTGGAATCACAACTCCATGGTTTCCTTCTCCATGTAATCATCAATTGCATAAGACACCAAATAACAAGTGACAcgaaatgataataatataacaTCTCATTAAGCATCAAGAAAACTAACTTCttccccttcttagacctagtttACACCAAAATATAATCCATACAAGTGTACGACCATAACTTACTAGAATAAGATTTAGCTCATGCAATACATGATAATCAAGCCTAGCAACCCTGTTCCTATGTGCACTGCACTTATCACAATCACACTCAACATATctcttcatatgcaaccaacacatTTAATCATGCATTATATCAATGATAAAATCACAACAATATGCCTTACTATCAACTAGCTCATGCAATGAATATAGATCGACAATTTCATACGCTTTAAACAAATATCCATCATGAACAACGAAATGATCATATTCATCTATGCATTCTTTGCGAACAtcaccaaaaaaataataaccatgCAAATAGGCACAGAAACtcctgtgagacggtttcacgggtcgatTTTGTGAAACTAATATTATAaatgggtcatccatgaaaaaatattactttttatgtcaaatatattaatttttattgtaaatatagacaggattgatccgtctcacgaataaagatccgtgagacagtcttatgaaagacctacttGCAAATAGGATacactaaatgtactatccATGCG encodes the following:
- the LOC140979499 gene encoding uncharacterized protein, with the protein product MDDLDNELDELELVAAAAGYHYYNGITRQPARVMSPKGSGFMTEALNGHDDLFREMFRMDKHVFHKLSDTLRQRGMLRDTVGVMIEEQLAIFLNVVGHNERNRVIQERFQHSGETISRHFNNVLKAIKSLSREFLRPPPLTTPSEIHKSNRFYPYFEDCIGIIDGLHIPAHVPAKDQSRFRNRKGVLSQNVLAACTFDLQFIFVYPGWEGSAADSRVLRAVLNDPDQNFPQVPGGKYYLVDQGYENVDGFIAPYEGVRYQLNEYRGANLLPRNAKELFNHRHSYLSNAIRKAFNVLKARFPILKLAPQYAFHTQRDIVIAACVIHNHIRQEEKHDWLFNNIEVEMTDESPGLDEQHDLQSAFSVHEQIASTRRDSIAAVMWNDFMNKWDEW